One Ictalurus punctatus breed USDA103 chromosome 10, Coco_2.0, whole genome shotgun sequence genomic region harbors:
- the cdc6 gene encoding cell division control protein 6 homolog isoform X2 codes for MPNTRSQRQPTLQFPKRKSSRVSSQPKKSPQPDSEHVLDARTIPLSPRNTGLGVRNVPLSPAKTVADARIFPLSPRKTNVVDTRAIPLSPRHHVLQSIPPSERLPLSPRKRTGDENGCNLPASLQGSPPKQSRPSLGSPRKLSFNENTPVFTSPLRPTSSLTCSTPKCLKEPTKAESDAAEVVSIPVAKKSQYQCVKQALHTAVPERLLSRETERGVIVSFLEQHAMSGKPSSLYISGAPGTGKTACLNCVLQERKAFLKGVQTVVINCMTLRSSHSIFPLLAEKLGTSRGHSDGKLEKLLTSSGPTVLLVLDEMDQLDSKAQDVLYTIFEWPYLPKSRLCLIGVANALDLTDRILPRLQAKPHCRPQLLHFPPYSRQELSAIVQDRLAQVSGEGVLDAAAVQFCARKVSAVSGDARKALDICRRAVEMVESNNRPRTSSESTNTTTNTNTKARVSVPQVARVLSEVYGDRMASSVGEEGESFPLQQKLLVCCLLLLTRSGKSREIQLGKLCETYSKLCQQRQVSGVGQGECLSLCSLLESRGIFSLKKAKEARLTKISLKIEEKDVENALKDRVLLGSILAGGLP; via the exons ATGCCCAACACTCGCTCTCAGAGACAGCCAACTCTCCAGTTCCCCAAGCGCAAGTCCTCCAGGGTCTCTTCCCAACCCAAAAAGTCACCTCAGCCGGACTCGGAGCATGTCCTGGACGCCCGAACTATCCCACTGTCTCCCAGAAACACCGGCTTGGGTGTCAGAAACGTCCCACTTTCTCCCGCGAAGACAGTTGCGGACGCCCGGATCTTCCCTCTTTCTCCCAGGAAGACGAATGTCGTAGACACCCGTGCCATTCCCCTGTCCCCACGACACCACGTCCTCCAAAGCATCCCTCCATCTGAGAGACTCCCTCTGAGTCCCAGAAAGCGCACAG GCGATGAGAACGGATGCAACCTGCCAGCGTCTCTTCAGGGTTCTCCACCCAAGCAGAGCCGTCCCTCACTAGGCTCTCCTCGCAAGCTGTCCTTTAACGAGAACACACCTGTTTTCACGTCTCCTCTTCGGCCTACCTCGTCCTTGACTTGCTCTACTCCCAAATGCTTGAAGGAGCCCACCAAAGCTGAATCCGATGCAGCGGAGGTGGTGTCCATCCCTGTTGCAAAAA AATCGCAGTACCAGTGTGTGAAACAGGCTCTTCACACGGCCGTGCCTGAGCGACTGCTCTCTCGAGAGACCGAGCGAGGCGTTATCGTCTCCTTCCTGGAGCAACACGCGATGTCCGGCAAGCCGTCCAGCCTGTACATCTCTGGAGCTCCTGGAACGGGGAAGacagcctgtttgaactgcgtGCTTCAAGAACGCAAG GCTTTCCTAAAAGGAGTGCAGACTGTGGTGATTAATTGCATGACACTGCGTAGCTCCCATTCGATCTTCCCACTTCTGGCTGAAAAACTGGGAACGTCCAGAGGCCACAGTGATGGCAAGCTCGAGAAACTGCTGACCAGTTCAGGCCCCACTGT GCTGTTGGTACTGGATGAGATGGATCAGCTGGACAGCAAGGCCCAAGATGTTCTCTATACCATCTTTGAATGGCCTTATCTCCCTAAGTCTCGGCTGTGTCTCATCG GTGTCGCGAACGCTCTTGACCTGACTGACCGTATTTTGCCCAGACTGCAGGCGAAGCCTCACTGCAGACCGCAGCTTCTTCACTTCCCTCCCTACAGCCGCCAGGAGCTGTCCGCCATCGTCCAGGACCGACTCGCGCAG GTGTCAGGAGAAGGTGTTCTCGATGCTGCTGCCGTTCAGTTTTGTGCCAGGAAGGTGTCTGCGGTTTCAGGAGATGCCCGAAAAGCATTAGACATCTGCAG GAGGGCTGTAGAGATGGTCGAGTCTAACAACCGACCCAGAACGTCTTCCGAATCGACAAACACCACTACAAATACTAATACTAAAG CACGTGTGAGTGTTCCTCAGGTGGCGCGGGTGCTGTCGGAGGTGTATGGAGACCGCATGGCCTCCAGTGTCGGAGAGGAAGGAGAAAGCTTCCCCCTGCAGCAGAAATTGCTGGTGTGCTGCCTGCTCCTGCTTACACGCAGCGGCAAGAGTCGAGAGATCCAGCTGGGAAAG CTGTGCGAGACCTACAGTAAGCTGTGCCAGCAGAGGCAGGTCAGTGGAGTGGGCCAAGGCGAGTGTCTGTCATTGTGCAGTTTACTAGAAAGCAGAGGCATCTTCTCTCTCAAGAAGGCCAAAGAAGCCCGACTCACCAAG ATCTCTCTGAAGATCGAGGAGAAGGATGTGGAGAACGCGTTGAAGGATCGTGTGTTACTTGGCAGTATCTTAGCTGGAGGCCTGCCGTGA
- the wipf2a gene encoding WAS/WASL-interacting protein family member 2, with the protein MPIPPPPPPGPPPPPAFSQANASAPKLPRDEAKGRGALLSDICKGAKLKKVANANDRSAPIIEKSGGGGGGSSSGGGSGGGFGGGSGPMPMGGLFSGGVPKLRPVGDGTAGRAALRPPGSRPAVPRPTSQQANDERSSPPAQSRNPRPSLPDISKPGGGGTTKPNSSAPPPPPPFNRRGNNPPPSNSPSSGRSYGLEKPHPPPSGNRAPPPPSSARDILAKSHSRSSSALSSNLPPPPPYRQPPSVANGDPPPELPQRRNSLNRRSNGHARSQGQPPPPPAPQQSSRPPPPARDPPGRRPATQAPPLTSRNGTRDAPPPPPPPPARMQSSSAQNSHESRGRPPPVISSSRQPSSHPPPPPPMRNGHTSASRAFTDEFESKYSFHPVEDLPPPEEYRQFAKIYPSKNNKANIRGAPPAPPVGR; encoded by the exons ATGCCTATTCCTCCACCACCGCCACCTGGACCTCCGCCTCCCCCTGCCTTCAGCCAG GCAAACGCTAGCGCGCCCAAGCTGCCACGTGATGAAGCTAAAGGAAGAGGAGCGCTGTTGTCAGACATATGCAAAGGGGCCAAGCTGAAAAAAGTCGCAAACGCCAATGACCGCAGCGCACCTATTATTGAGA AATCTGGAGGGGGTGGAGGCGGCAGCAGTagtggaggaggaagtggaggGGGCTTTGGTGGCGGTTCTGGACCAATGCCAATGGGAGGCCTGTTTAGTGGAGGAGTGCCTAAACTTCGTCCAGTGGGAG ACGGCACCGCTGGCAGAGCAGCACTGCGGCCTCCGGGTTCTCGTCCTGCTGTGCCTCGTCCTACGAGCCAACAAGCCAATGATGAGCGCTCCTCACCCCCTGCGCAGTCGAGGAATCCTCGTCCTTCTCTACCTGACATTTCGAAACCGGGTGGCGGCGGCACTACGAAACCCAACAGCTCAGCCCCTCCTCCCCCTCCGCCGTTCAATCGACGTGGTAATAACCCTCCTCCCAGCAACAGTCCAAGCTCTGGCCGCTCTTATGGGCTAGAGAAGCCCCACCCACCACCGAGTGGGAACAGAGCCCCTCCTCCCCCCTCATCCGCACGTGATATCCTGGCAAAATCTCATTCTCGCTCTTCATCTGCGCTTTCTTCAAATCTACCACCCCCTCCCCCTTACCGACAGCCCCCTTCAGTGGCAAACGGTGATCCACCCCCTGAGTTGCCACAGAGGCGGAACTCGCTTAACAGGAGATCCAACGGGCACGCTCGTAGCCAAGGCCAACCCCCACCACCGCCCGCACCCCAACAAAGCAGCCGACCGCCACCGCCAGCTCGAGACCCTCCAGGACGCCGACCAG cCACCCAGGCTCCCCCCCTTACATCCCGGAACGGGACTCGTGATGcacccccccctcctcctcctcccccagCCCGCATGCAAAGTAGTAGCGCTCAAAATTCTCACGAGAGCCGAGGGAGGCCTCCACCAGTCATCTCTTCCAGTCGCCAACCCTCATCAcatccacctccacctccacccatGCGCAACGGACATACATCTGCCTCTCGGGCTTTCACTG ATGAGTTTGAGTCCAAGTACTCCTTCCATCCTGTTGAGGACCTGCCGCCCCCAGAAGAGTACCGACAGTTCGCAAAAATCTATCCGAGTAAAAACAATAAAG CTAATATACGAGGAGCTCCCCCTGCGCCACCTGTCGGGAGATGA
- the cdc6 gene encoding cell division control protein 6 homolog isoform X1, with the protein MPNTRSQRQPTLQFPKRKSSRVSSQPKKSPQPDSEHVLDARTIPLSPRNTGLGVRNVPLSPAKTVADARIFPLSPRKTNVVDTRAIPLSPRHHVLQSIPPSERLPLSPRKRTGDENGCNLPASLQGSPPKQSRPSLGSPRKLSFNENTPVFTSPLRPTSSLTCSTPKCLKEPTKAESDAAEVVSIPVAKKSQYQCVKQALHTAVPERLLSRETERGVIVSFLEQHAMSGKPSSLYISGAPGTGKTACLNCVLQERKAFLKGVQTVVINCMTLRSSHSIFPLLAEKLGTSRGHSDGKLEKLLTSSGPTVLLVLDEMDQLDSKAQDVLYTIFEWPYLPKSRLCLIGVANALDLTDRILPRLQAKPHCRPQLLHFPPYSRQELSAIVQDRLAQVSGEGVLDAAAVQFCARKVSAVSGDARKALDICRRAVEMVESNNRPRTSSESTNTTTNTNTKAARVSVPQVARVLSEVYGDRMASSVGEEGESFPLQQKLLVCCLLLLTRSGKSREIQLGKLCETYSKLCQQRQVSGVGQGECLSLCSLLESRGIFSLKKAKEARLTKISLKIEEKDVENALKDRVLLGSILAGGLP; encoded by the exons ATGCCCAACACTCGCTCTCAGAGACAGCCAACTCTCCAGTTCCCCAAGCGCAAGTCCTCCAGGGTCTCTTCCCAACCCAAAAAGTCACCTCAGCCGGACTCGGAGCATGTCCTGGACGCCCGAACTATCCCACTGTCTCCCAGAAACACCGGCTTGGGTGTCAGAAACGTCCCACTTTCTCCCGCGAAGACAGTTGCGGACGCCCGGATCTTCCCTCTTTCTCCCAGGAAGACGAATGTCGTAGACACCCGTGCCATTCCCCTGTCCCCACGACACCACGTCCTCCAAAGCATCCCTCCATCTGAGAGACTCCCTCTGAGTCCCAGAAAGCGCACAG GCGATGAGAACGGATGCAACCTGCCAGCGTCTCTTCAGGGTTCTCCACCCAAGCAGAGCCGTCCCTCACTAGGCTCTCCTCGCAAGCTGTCCTTTAACGAGAACACACCTGTTTTCACGTCTCCTCTTCGGCCTACCTCGTCCTTGACTTGCTCTACTCCCAAATGCTTGAAGGAGCCCACCAAAGCTGAATCCGATGCAGCGGAGGTGGTGTCCATCCCTGTTGCAAAAA AATCGCAGTACCAGTGTGTGAAACAGGCTCTTCACACGGCCGTGCCTGAGCGACTGCTCTCTCGAGAGACCGAGCGAGGCGTTATCGTCTCCTTCCTGGAGCAACACGCGATGTCCGGCAAGCCGTCCAGCCTGTACATCTCTGGAGCTCCTGGAACGGGGAAGacagcctgtttgaactgcgtGCTTCAAGAACGCAAG GCTTTCCTAAAAGGAGTGCAGACTGTGGTGATTAATTGCATGACACTGCGTAGCTCCCATTCGATCTTCCCACTTCTGGCTGAAAAACTGGGAACGTCCAGAGGCCACAGTGATGGCAAGCTCGAGAAACTGCTGACCAGTTCAGGCCCCACTGT GCTGTTGGTACTGGATGAGATGGATCAGCTGGACAGCAAGGCCCAAGATGTTCTCTATACCATCTTTGAATGGCCTTATCTCCCTAAGTCTCGGCTGTGTCTCATCG GTGTCGCGAACGCTCTTGACCTGACTGACCGTATTTTGCCCAGACTGCAGGCGAAGCCTCACTGCAGACCGCAGCTTCTTCACTTCCCTCCCTACAGCCGCCAGGAGCTGTCCGCCATCGTCCAGGACCGACTCGCGCAG GTGTCAGGAGAAGGTGTTCTCGATGCTGCTGCCGTTCAGTTTTGTGCCAGGAAGGTGTCTGCGGTTTCAGGAGATGCCCGAAAAGCATTAGACATCTGCAG GAGGGCTGTAGAGATGGTCGAGTCTAACAACCGACCCAGAACGTCTTCCGAATCGACAAACACCACTACAAATACTAATACTAAAG CAGCACGTGTGAGTGTTCCTCAGGTGGCGCGGGTGCTGTCGGAGGTGTATGGAGACCGCATGGCCTCCAGTGTCGGAGAGGAAGGAGAAAGCTTCCCCCTGCAGCAGAAATTGCTGGTGTGCTGCCTGCTCCTGCTTACACGCAGCGGCAAGAGTCGAGAGATCCAGCTGGGAAAG CTGTGCGAGACCTACAGTAAGCTGTGCCAGCAGAGGCAGGTCAGTGGAGTGGGCCAAGGCGAGTGTCTGTCATTGTGCAGTTTACTAGAAAGCAGAGGCATCTTCTCTCTCAAGAAGGCCAAAGAAGCCCGACTCACCAAG ATCTCTCTGAAGATCGAGGAGAAGGATGTGGAGAACGCGTTGAAGGATCGTGTGTTACTTGGCAGTATCTTAGCTGGAGGCCTGCCGTGA